Proteins encoded within one genomic window of Haematobia irritans isolate KBUSLIRL chromosome 5, ASM5000362v1, whole genome shotgun sequence:
- the mRpS17 gene encoding mitochondrial ribosomal protein S17: protein MSFRNLILMGQCVPCVKQNASKIRIRRMELDKNLNMYFKKDEFLFAHDPEKLCKTGDVVLIRELPERLTRLITHKVEKVVYPFGDITDPITGKAVVVGKYRDQIEEANRMFGKSEKAFDYTKAPPRGRLEGTKDFTHGETYIKYHEDGKDQPFAV from the exons atGTCTTTTCGCAATCTTATACTTATGGGACAATGTGTACCTTGTGTAAAACAAAATGCTTCAAAAATTCGTATACGTCGCATggaattggacaaaaatttaaatatg tATTTCAAAAAAGATGAATTTCTTTTTGCCCATGACCCAGAGAAGCTTTGCAAAACGGGTGATGTTGTTCTAATACGCGAATTACCTGAACGTTTAACACGACTGATAACTCATAAAGTGGAAAAGGTGGTTTATCCATTTGGTGACATAACAGATCCCATTACCGGCAAGGCTGTTGTCGTGGGCAAATATCGCGACCAAATCGAGGAAGCCAATCGTATGTTTGGTAAATCGGAGAAGGCTTTCGATTACACTAAAGCACCGCCTCGTGGACGTTTGGAGGGCACAAAAGATTTCACACATGGTGAGACATATATTAAATACCATGAAGATGGCAAAGACCAGCCATTTGCTGTATAA
- the LOC142241121 gene encoding enoyl-CoA delta isomerase 1, mitochondrial-like, which yields MHGLRIFSKKVITRPLQQHLRCMSSSSIIDVNVDNKGIAVLHLNTPPVNAMTMDMLTMVKPLIKNLEQNKCRGMIFTSALKTVFCAGLDIKELYRPNIERFRLYYRALQDAWLALYATAIPTVALINGHAPAGGCMLSTCCDYRVMLPNYTIGLNEVQLAVHVPVFVRASFCNVLPKRNAEMALTQGKLFTSHEALHIGLIDKLVNSKEEGLEKCYEFLSTFDKVHPIARSLTKQQFRAADVEQFYRERYQDLESFIEHITEERAQKIIGEYLEKLHNKKRN from the exons ATGCATGGTCTAcgcatattttccaaaaaagtcATTACACGTCCATTACAACAGCATTTACGATGTATGTCATCTTCGTCAATCATTGATGTCAATGTGGATAATAAGGGAATCGCTGTTTTGCATTTAAATACGCCTCCAGTCAATGCAATGACTATGGACATGTTGACTATGGTAAAACCActcatcaaaaatttggaacAGAACAAATGTAGAGGCATGATATTTACTTCT GCTTTGAAAACGGTATTTTGCGCTGGACTGGATATTAAAGAATTATACCGGCCTAACATTGAACGTTTTAGGCTATATTATAGGGCTCTTCAGGATGCTTGGCTGGCATTATATGCAACGGCAATCCCTACAGTGGCTCTAATAAAT GGCCATGCTCCCGCTGGAGGCTGCATGTTATCCACTTGCTGTGATTATCGAGTAATGTTGCCCAATTATACTATAGGCCTTAATGAAGTACAATTAGCTGTACATGTCCCAGTATTTGTTAGAGCATCATTTTGTAACGTTTTACCGAAGAGAAATGCAGAAATGGCCTTAACACAAGGAAAACTTTTTACTAGCCATGAAGCTTTACACATTGGTTTAATTGACAAATTGGTAAATTCAAAAGAAGAAGGATTGGAAAAATGCtacgaatttttgtcaacattcgatAAAGTTCATCCCATTGCCAGGTCCCTGACAAAGCAACAGTTTCGTGCAgcagatgtggaacaattttataGGGAAAGATATCAGGATCTCGAAAGTTTTATTGAACATATAACAGAAGAGAGAGCCCAGAAGATTATAGgcgaatatttggaaaaattgcataacaaaaaaagaaattaa